A window of Bacillus sp. 2205SS5-2 genomic DNA:
GGATCGTTGACAGGAGGAGTAATGGCCATTTTTATTTTGAGTTCTTTTCTCATTATAAGAAAGGATCGAAGCTTTATAAAAATTTTTAAGGGGTCTTGGAGAGAGCATTTTGGTCTGATAAAAATTCTTGGTCTTCAAGGAACAGCGATTTGCATTAGTGGAATGCTTTTAGTGCTCTTGCAATTTATTGATGCTTTTAGCGTGTATTCCTATTTAGTAGCTAGCGGAATGAATGAAAATGAGGCCAAAGAGATTAAAGGGGTTTATGACCGAGGACAACCACTCATTCAATTAGGAACTGTAGTGGCGACATCGATTTCCTTGACAGCTGTACCGTTAATTACAGCGGCTTATAAGCAAAAAGATTTTAAGGCCGTTAAAGAGTATATTCTGTTAGCTTTGAAGGTAAGTATGATTGTAGGACTGGGAGCATCCATTGGATTAATAAATCTGATTGATCCTGTAAACACGATGTTATTTGAAAATAGTAAGGGCTCAAGTGTGTTAGCTGTTTTTTGTTTAGCTATTTTTTTCACTTCTCTTATTTTAACCTTATCAAGTATTTTGCAAGGGGTAGGGAAGTTGTATGTGCCGGCCATCATCATTATTCTAGGTGTCCTTTTGAAGTACGGTTTGAATAAATGGTTGATACCTACCTTTGCGACGATGGGGGCATCGGTTTCGACGGTCTTGGTCTTGGTAATAATGACGATGGGTTTTGTCTTAATTTTACGACGTGTTTTTCCAATCCCATTTCTAGCGAAAGAATTTTATTTTACAGCTGTTTTCTCCTTAATGGGCATGACGGCAGTTATACAGATTTGGTTGCGAGTAGCAGCATTATTAACGAATTTAATGCCAGAAAGAGTGGCATCCGTTGGTATGTCGTTAGGTGGTGTGATTATCGGCGGGTTGGTTTATATTACGCTTATCGTCAACAGCAAGATGGTTAATGAAAAAGAGATTGCTTTATTGCCACTGGGTAGTAAGCTGTTAAGACTAAAAAGAAGACAAGAATAGGGAGGGGATTTTGTATGAAAAATACTTTGACCATCATTGGTTTAGGTGCAGGAGATATAGAGCAACTTCCTTTAGGTGTATATCGTACGATGCTCAAAAGTGAGAATGTATATTTACGCACAAAAGAGCACCCAGTCGTATCCGAACTTGAGAATGAGGGCGTAAAGTACAACTCATTCGATGCGGTTTACGAAAAACACGATGGATTTGAAGAAGTGTATCAGGAAATTGTTACCACACTAATATGTGAGGCAAAAAAACGGTCCATCGTTTATGCTGTACCAGGTCATCCGCTTGTTGCGGAGCGTACCGTACAACTATTACTTGATCAAAAAGAAGAACTGCAAGTAGAGCTATTCATTGCAGGTGGGCAAAGCTTTTTAGATGCTCTTTTCACAGCGGTGAAGGTGGACCCTATTAATGGGTTTCAATTATTAGATGGGACCTCTTTGAACGAAGATGAAATAGGAACAAGACAGGCTGTGTTCATTGGACAGGTCTATGATTCTTTTATAGCATCTGAGGTCAAGCTCACGCTGATGGAGAAATACCCTTACAATCATGATGTATTCATTGTGACTGCAGCAGGAAGCAAGGGGGAGTCTGTCGAAAGAGTATCTTTATACGAACTCGATCACCATACGAAGTTAAGCAATCTCACGAGTGTATACGTCCCACCACTTCAAGAATTTGCGGATACATACCAAGAATTTAGCACGTTAAAACAAATTATAGCGAAATTAAGAGCTCCAGAGGGTTGCCCTTGGGATAAAGAACAAACCCATGAATCCCTTAAGAAATATCTCATTGAGGAAGTGTATGAGCTGTTAAGTGCCATTGATGAAGAAGATATCGATGGAATGGTTGAGGAGCTTGGAGATGTTCTACTACAAATTATGCTACATGCTCAAATCGGCACAGATGAAGGACTGTTCACAATTCAAGATGTCGTAAAAAGTATTTCTTCTAAAATGGTTCGTCGTCATCCACATGTGTTTGGAGATGTTGCTGTCGCCAATTCAGAAGAAGTTGTCGCTAATTGGATAGCTATTAAGCAAGCAGAAAAAAATACGGACGATCACTCCTTGTTAGATCGTGTCGAAAAAGGTTTGCCATCCTTACTTCGCGCTTATGATTACCAGAAAATTGCAGCGAAAAAAGGGTTTGATTGGAAAAATGCAAAAGATGCCTGGATGAAAGTAAAAGAGGAAATGAAAGAATTTCAACTTGAGCTTGAAGCAGAGGATGAGAAGAAGCGTCTTCAAGAGTTTGGAGATGTTCTCTTTTCCCTAGTAAATGTAGGGAGATTATTAAACATTCATCCGGAAGAGGCTCTGGCCATGACCAATGAGAAATTTTATCGCCGATTCAATTATGTAGAGGAAAAAGTGAATGAGAGTAATAAAGACTTTTCAGATTTCTCACTTGAAGAGTTAGACGGATTTTGGGAAGAAACAAAATTAAAGTAGAATTAGGGGAGAAGACGATGACGACAATGAGATTAGATAAATTCTTAAAAGTATCAAGATTAATTAAACGAAGAACACTTGCAAAGGAAGTAGCTGATCAAGGACGAATTTCGATAAATGGAACCCAAGGTAAAGCGAGTTCGACGGTCAAAGTGGGAGATGAGCTCGTCGTTCGGTTTGGCCAAAAGCTTGTTACCGTACAAGTGGAAACGTTAAAAGAAACGACAAAAAAAGAAGAAGCTGCCTCCATGTACCGTATGGTTAAGGAGGAAAAAGTAGGCGAATAGCTTGTTCTAAAAGTCACCTCTTCACATAAACATTAGTACACAGCCTGTACTATGTGAAGGTGAGGGGAAAAAATGAACCAATATAATGAAAATGTAGGGAGTAAGCAAATCGTTGAGCACGACGTGATGATGAGAGGCAGAAAGCTATTAGATATTACAGGAGTAAAGCAAGTAGAAAGTTTTGATAACGAAGAGTTTTTATTAGAGACGGTTATGGGATTCTTAGCGATCCGAGGACAAAATTTACAAATGAAAAACTTAGATGTTGATAAGGGCATCGTTTCGATTAAAGGGAAAGTATTTGATTTAGTATATGTTGACGAGCATCACGAGGAGAAAGCTAAAGGATTCTTTAGCAAGCTGTTTCGATGAGCTTAACTATTCAATTTTATACAATGATTGCGATGATAGGGATGGGGGGATTCTTTGGAGCATCCCTCGACACCTATCATCGCTTTTTGAAAAGGTCAGAACGCAATCGATGGATTGTGTTTGTTCATGACGTATTATTTTGGCTAATGCAAGGGCTTCTAATTTTTTATATTTTGTACTTGATTAATTACGGAGAAATTCGATTTTATATTTTTATAGCGTTAATTTGCGGTTTTAGTGGTTACCAAGCTTTAGTCAAATCGTATTACATCAGCTTATTAGAGTTTATGATCAGATTAGTCGTCGCCTTTTATGAATTTTGCGCCAAGATGTTCTTAGTGCTGGTATTTCGTCCACTTCGTTGGCTAATCTTTTTAATTATTTCTTTCTTAATCACGTTAGGAAAAGGGTTATATAGTTTAACATTAGGGGTATTAAGAATAGTGTGGTTTCTTTTAAAACTTATTCTATCGCCAATTTACCTAATGTTTAAGCTTATTTGGAATGTTTTACCGAAATCACTTAAAAAAATTCTCAATAAATATTATAATAAAATTGCAGGATTTTCTATAAAAAGTAAGAATACTATGATTAAAGTATTAAATCGATGGTTAAAAAAGAACTAGGGAGGCAATAGAATGAGGCAAGCCAAAAATATTACATCCATGAACAATAAATATGCTCAACAGCAAGAGCGAAAAGAAAAAAATGCCGTCAAACGAAAAAAAAGACTTTTTCGCCGGTTAGCTGTTTTTCTTGCTATTGTCATCATGGTAGGTGCAGGTCTTACTTCTGTCCTCATTTCTGGCTCACAAGCGCTACAAACGAAAAAAGAAGAGTATGCACAATTAGAATCGGACCTAAAAAAGCTAGAAGAACAACAATCCCTGTTTGAAGAGGAAGTAGTTAAACTCAATGATGATGAATATATAGCCAAACTTGCAAGAAGAGATTACTTCTTATCAGATGAAGGAGAACTTATTTTTACCCTTCCAAAATCGGAATAGAATTTACAAGAAGAAGGGTTGTCGTATTGACACCCTTTTTTTTTGAAGGCTATAATGTAAAGTAAGGTTTATTTTTTATAATTCTAAGGAGGATCATTTTTTTTATGTCAATCGAAGTAGGCAGCAAAGTACAAGGTAAAGTAACAGGAATTACAAATTTTGGTGCGTTTGTGGAGCTACCAGGAGGCTCAACTGGACTTGTTCACATTAGTGAAGTCGCCGATAATTATGTGAAAGATATTAATGAGCATTTAAAAGTAGGCGATGAAGTAACCGTGAAAGTACTGAATGTTGAGAGCGATGGGAAGATTGGTTTGTCTATTCGTAAAGCAAAAGACCAACCAAAGCCATCACCATCTCATTCAGGACGCCCACGTAATAATCAACGTTCAAACAATGATTTTCGCCCGAAAGAGAACTTTGAACAAAAAATGGCTCGCTTCTTGAAGGATAGTGAAGACCGGTTGTCTACATTAAAGCGTCAGACAGAATCAAAACGTGGCGGAAGAGGATCGAAGAAAGGGTAACTTGCTATACAATTAGATGAATAGTGGAGTTCTCGAATATCAACAAGCAGATCGCAATAGGTTTGCTTGTTTTTTTATGGCTGTTTTCGCAAAGATTGTGGCTTTTCGAATAGGAATATATTCCATGATTTGTATGACTTCGTGCTCTTTTCCTCATGAAAAATTCTCCATTTCTAGATAAAAGGTAAGAAATCAGTCGAAAAAACCTTACTGCCTGTTTTTTCTTTGTGCCAATAGCAACAAAGGATACGAAACCCCCATGTCCTGTCAGACACCGCAATTGATGAAAATGGGGATATAGCGGTTTAATTTTAATCGATTCAGTCAAGCATGATAAGATAGGTACTAAGAAGATCTTAGTACCTGCAATAGACACAAGGTGACAACCATTTCCGACTGTAAGACGATGACATGGCGATGCATCATGCGGAAATATGTATTGTAATGAGTGTTTATCTTTCACAATCAACATTATGGAAGTGCAGGTGAAAATCAAGAGAGCTACAAAAAAGAATTCTGTCTACTTTTTCAAAAGATGGATTAGCCATTTTTGGGAGGAGGCTTTTTTATGCCAAAATCAGCATCAAATTCCATTTTCGTATAAAAAGAGCCATAAGAAAAGAGCATTTTTATTTAGCTCATTTTGGACTCTAGCACCTATAATTCATATTTCGCATTAAGATAATGTCAGTATTATTATTTATGGGTATTTTCATATACATTATTGCTCTTCCATTTTGGAGCTCATTTTTGCAAAAAAAAAGAGGCGGAAAAATGCCCTAAATCTATGTTTCTACAGGTATAGGTACTATTATGAAAAATAATTTTGTAAAACATCCTTATTTTAATAGAGTATTTATTCGTTTTAGGGAATTTTAGTTATGATGAAATTAGAAGGAGAAGAACTAGGAAATTAGGTTTGAAGAATTTATAAACGAATCATTAAGAGTATTTATCAATTTAAAGGGCTATTACTCGATAATCAAATCACTTGTTTTTAATTTTAAAATTAGAGTCCAAGCAATTCATCGAAAAGGGGATGCTCATTTTTTGGTCTCCATGATTAAACCAAACCAGTTTGGGTGAGTTAAGAAGAACTTAAAAGGGTAATTAGTAGTTGTGATGAATGGAAAATGATATATCCATGATGGAATCGTCAATAATTTTTGTTTTTGAAAGACTAAACAGAAAATAGTGTTGCTCTGCAGGAAAAGAATGAACATAAAATTTTCATGACATAATAAAAAACCGAGACGTTAAAGGCCACTTGGACCTTCTTCATCTCGGTTTTTTTGCCGATGACCCGTACGGGAATCGAACCCGTGATACCGCCGTGAAAGGGCGGTGTCTTAACCGCTTGACCAACGGGCCAGAGAAAAATTTGGTAGCGGCGGAGGGGATCGAACCCCCGACCTCACGGGTATGAACCGTACGCTCTAGCCAGCTGAGCTACACCGCCAAATTTGACATTTGCTTTTAAGCACAAAATCTATGATACATATTTTTAGAGATTCTGTCAACAAATTTAGTGTTTTTTCTTAGAAAGTTCTTTTAATTATCTCTATTTATAGTGTGAAATCAGGTGTATTAGGTGAAAGCTATAATTTAAATAGTATTAAAATGTGAATTTTCTGTTTTTTATAGTTGTTATCGTAGTTTTTAGTCGAAATTTTTTTGGGGCGAGGACAACTCATTCTGACAAGATTTGGAGGGAATTCTACTTATAATATCACCAAAGAAAAAAATGGGGAGTGTGTAAAAATGGGGAAAATTGATCACACAATGTTGGAAACGGTCAGGAATGTAGATGTTGGAAGTGCAAAGATGGAGATATCCAAGGGGATGGAAAGTGTGCAACTCAAGTTGGAATCTTTGTTCATACAAAAGGGATATCTATTATTCATTATCGGTTTTCTGCTTGGACGAGCATTGATTCTTTCCCACTTAATGCCGTTTGCTCTACCCTTTTTTGCAGCCGTTTATGTAACCAGACGAGAACACTCCCCGCTCGCCCTCCTTGGATTACTAGCAGGCAGTTTAACCCTCTCGCTTTCAAGTCTATCATTTACATTCATCAGTGTTTCCTTGTTTCTCCTCTCTTTTCGTCTTACTAAAAGCTGGCGAAAAGATGACTTCTCGACTCTAGCCTATTATGTAGGAGCCTCAACGATTCTATCTAGCATAGGATTTCAATATTATGTTAATCAATTTGAATTTACACTATATGAAGGTTTGATGTCGTCAGTGGAAGGGGGACTAGCGTTTATTCTTACTTTAATCTTTATTCAAAGCATCCCACTTTTATCCGCACAAAGGCGAAAAAAAACCTTAAAGACAGAAGAGGTCGTAAGTTTAATCATTCTTTTGGCATCAGTGATGACAGGAACCATTGGCTGGTTTATCTATGATCTTTCTGTTGGTCATATTCTCTCAAGGTATTTAGTTTTAGTTTTTGCCCTAGTTGCTGGCGCAACTGTTGGATCGACTGTAGGTGTGGTGACAGGACTAATTTTTAGCCTCGCTGATGTTACTTCACTATATCAAATGAGTTTATTGGCTTTTGCTGGATTACTGGGAGGCCTCATGAAAGAAGGGAAAAAATTAGGTGCATCTATGGGGTTAATGATCGCGACACTACTAATTGGGATGTATGGTGAGACAGAAACTATTCTAGTTCAGACTCTCTATGAATCTGCAGTCGCGATCTTTTTAATTTTTTTAACACCAAATGGATTGACGATGAAGCTCGCAAAGCATATTCCAGGTACACCAGAATTTGCTCAAGAACAACAAGTTTATATGCGAAAGGTTAGAGATGTAACGGCCAATCGAGTCGCTCAATTCTCGACCGTTTTTGAAGCATTATCGAAAAGTTTTACTCAATTTGATCATTTTAAGGATGAAGATAGTGACGATAAAGAATTAGATTATTTCTTGAGTAATGTTACTGAAAAAACATGCCAAACATGCTTTAAAAAAGAACAATGCTGGGCAAATAACTTTGATAAAACCTATAGTTTATTAAAAGAAGTAATTTATGAACACGATATTGGAAACACCCCTCTGTCACCTAGGTTATCACGGGAATTTGAGAAGCACTGTACGAGAAATAATAAAGTTGAAGAGGCAATTTCAAAAGAACTAACGTTTTATCAAGCGAATTTAAAATTACGGAAACAAGTACAAGAAAGCCGAAAACTAGTTGCTGAGCAATTACAAGGGGTCTCGGAAGTGATGGGAGACTTTGCAAAAGAAATCCAAAAAGAGAGAGAAAATCATGATATTCAAGAAGAGAAAATTCTTCAATCACTAGAGGATTTTGGAATTGATATAGAGCACGTTGATGTATTTAGTTTAGAGAAAGGAAATGTAGATATCGATATGACCATTCCTTACTGCGGGGGTCATGGAACTTGTGAAAAGTTAATTGCACCTATGCTATCTGACATTTTAGGAGAAACTATCGTAGTTCAAAGAGAAGAGTGCGCCAACTTTCCAAATGGGTTTTGTCATGTATTATTCGCTTCTGCTAAGAAATATGTTGTTGAGACGGGGGTCGCCCATGCAGCCAAAGGAGGCGGGCTAGTTTCAGGAGATAGCTATTCTATGATCCAACTAGGAGCAGGGAAATATGCTGTCGCCATAAGTGATGGAATGGGAAATGGTGAAAGGGCGCATTATGAGAGTCACGAAACATTAACTTTGATCCAGAAAATACTTCAATCTGGCATTGAAGAAAAAGTGGCCATAAAATCAGTCAACTCCATTTTATCCTTGCGAACTACGGATGAAATCTTTTCTACACTTGATTTAGCCATGATTGATCTAAATAACGCGTCATCTAACTTTTTAAAAGTCGGTTCGACACCTAGCTTTATAAAAAGGGGGGATCGAGTCATAAAAATTGAAGCTAGTAATCTTCCAATGGGGATGTTTTACGAATTTGATGTAGACGTTGTGTCAGAACAATTAAAAGCTGGCGATTTACTAATCATGATGAGTGATGGTGTTTTTGAAGGGCCAAAACATGTGGAGAATTACGAAGCTTGGATGAAACGAAAAATAAAAGAAATTGACGCTACTAATCCACAACAAGTCTCTGACCTCATCATGGAGGAAGTAATTCGAACCCGTTCTGGACAAATCGAAGATGATATGACCGTGGTAGTGACCCAAATACAACATAATACGCCAAAGTGGGCGTCGATTTCGTCTCCTAATTATCGAGAAAAAAAGAAAATTTCTTAATCTTTTTAATAGACTCATTTCGATTAGTTTGTTGCTATTGAAACAAAAAAAGATGGTTGCACCTATTTTTATGATACGAAAAGAAACCCGAAACCCTTCGTTATCGTGATATACACACCAATGCTAAAAGCAATAGAAAACAGGTAGTGCGGTTTTTCGGTTTAATCTTATTTAAAAATGAAACATTTATTCGTTTGGAAAGGCTGTTTTCGCAAAGTTTGTGGCTTTTCGTATCAGGTTATCATCTATGATATAGCTTTGCCTCGGGCATCAATTCGTTAATTTTTGATGAAAATCAACAGAGAAATGAAAGATTTAATTAAAAATTAGATGAAATAGCTACAATATATGTGAGTTGAGACTTTAGGTAATGATACCCATTCATGAAACATAAGGATTTAACTCCTATTCCTAAAGCAACATTCTTTGCGAAAACAGCTTTAAATCATAGTGAATTCGTATATTTCCTTCTAAGTTTGTCGAGTATGGTACTAACTACGACACTAGGAGGAGAACATTCTTGAAACAAGGGACATTGAAACAAGTGTTATTGATTACAGATGGTTGTTCAAACTCAGGGGGGGATCCGGTCGCTATGGCAGCTTTAGCGAAGGAACAAGGGATTTCCGTAAACGTAATAGGTGTAATGGAGAACGATGTTATCGATGAAAAAAGTATGGAAGAAATTGAAGGAATTGCTTTGTCAGGTGGAGGAGTAAGTCAAATTGTTTATGCGCAACAGCTTTCCCAAACGGTCCAAATGGTTACGAGGAAAGCAATGACACAAACGTTACAAGGTGTGGTTAATAAGCAATTGAAGCAAATTCTTGGTCAATCAGCATCCATGGAAGAATTACCACCTGAAAAGCGAGGAGAAGTGATGGAGGTTGTTGATGAACTCGGAGAATCCGTCGACATGGAAGTATTGATTCTCGTCGACACGAGTGCCAGTATGAAACATAAACTCCCAACGGTAAAAGAAGCATTATTAGATTTGTCCCTAAGCTTAAACGCCAGAATGGGTGAGAATAAATTTTCGCTCTTTGTTTTTCCCGGGAAAAAACAAGATGTTGAAAAACTATTAGACTGGACACCGAAATTAGAATCATTAACAAGCGTGTTCTCAAAACTTTCTTCAGGAGGGATTACACCAACAGGACCTGCGCTACAAACAGCCTTATCGTACTTTAAGAAAAAACGTTCATTACGAGATTTACTAGGACGAGATGATGATGAACCATTCTTTGAAGAAACCATTTAGTTTCCCATCAGGTACAAATTTACAAGGGAAATGGCATAAACAAAACTATACCATTGTTAAAGAGCTAGGTTACGGAGCAAATGGTATAGTTTATTTAGCCCAATCAAAATCAGGCTATGTTGCACTGAAAATGAGTGATAACAGTTATTCCGTTACCTCGGAAGTAAACGTGTTAAAAGCTTTTTCAAAAGCTAGTGGAACCAATTTAGGTCCAACACTTATTGATGTAGATGATTGGGACATAAGAGGGAAAGTAATCTCTTTTTACATTATGGAATATGTGGAAGGACCTGATTTGCTTTCATTTGTAAAAGAAAAAGGCTATTCTTGGGTGCCTGTTCTTATGCTACAATTGCTTAATAATTTAGAACAAATGCATCAAGCAGGATGGGTATTTGGTGATTTGAAACCAGATAACCTCATCATTACTGGGTCGCCTTATCGCATCCGTTGTATTGATGTGGGAGGTACAACGATTCGAGGAAGAGCCATCAAAGAATTTACAGAGTTTTTTGATCGTGGTTATTGGGGAGTAGGATCCAGGAAAGCAGAACCTAGCTATGATTTATTTGCCGTCGGTATGATTATGATTAATTTAGCGTATAAAAAAAGAGTGGAAAAACAAGGAGGAGGAGTTAAACAACTCCAACAATTAGTTAATCAAAAACAAGAGCTTATTCCTTATAAACAAGTGATAATGTTTGCCTTAAAGGGTCAATACCAAACAGCTGAAAAGATGAGAACAAACCTTTTGCAAATCATGTCGGTTGATACAAGTCCTAAATCAATTAATCCAAGGAAGGGCGTGCCTCCTCAGAAGAAAGCTCATACGACTCGTCAAAAGCGCAGAAAGCAATCTAAAGTATCAAGCAGGTTGGAAACTCTTCTTGTGGTCATCATTCTTTCAGTTTTATACGTACTCTATATTTATGGGGAGCTCTTATAGTGGATTCACAATACGTGTAAGATAAACCTAGTATTGATACAATAGAAAGTAACTCACACTATAGGGGCATCGCCATGTTGAAAGTAGAACAAAAAATAAGTAAATTTATACAACAACATACCTTAATTGAAAAAGGTGACATCATTGTCATAGGTGTGTCAGGTGGACCAGATTCTTTAATGCTGTTGCATTATTTTCATTCTCATCAGGTAAAATGGGGAGTGAAGGTTGTAGTGGTCTCCGTTGATCACATGTTAAGAGGTGATGAATCCTACGAGGACATCTTATTTGTGGAGTCATTTTGTCAACAAAGAAACATCCCCTATTTAGCGAAGCGGGTTGATGTCGGTAGAGCCTTAGCTGAAAATAAGATTGGCCTACAGGAAAACGCAAGAAATTTACGCTACCAAGCCTTTCGAGAAGCTATCCAAAAGTGGAATGCTACTAAATTGGCACTAGGTCACCATGGTGATGATCAAATTGAAACGGTCTTAATGACGTTAACGAGAGGCTCAAGTACCCAATCAATAGGCATCCCAATCAAAAGAGAGTTTGCGGGTGTTCAGCTTATCCGTCCATTATTATCTTCATCGAAGAAAGAAATTGAGAAGTACTGTGAGCATTATTCTCTCCAGCCTAGGTTGGATCCGAGTAACGCCAAGAAAGAGTATACGAGAAATCGCTTTCGCCAACAAATTCTTCCCTTTATTAAAAAGGAGAATCATCTTGCTCATGACCACTTTCAGCGTTTTAGTCAGGAACATGCGGAAGATGACCAGTATATGCTGGGTTTAGCTCAAAAGATGATAAGTGACATATGGGATGTTAATGAAGAGGGAATTTCAATACCAATACCTTCCTTTCTCCAAATGCCTCAGCCTTTACAAAGAAGAGGTATTCATCTAATATTAAGTTATCTTTATAAGCAAAAACCAAGCTCATTATCGGCTGTACATATTTATGGCGTGTTAAGTTTAATGAATAGTAAACATCCTTCAGGAAGATTACAGCTTCCCAGTGGTTTGTTGGTGAAAAGATCTTATGAAACATGTTTCTTTCATTTTGATAAAGAAAATGAAGAGGATCCCTTTTTTCATCATGTTCTATCTGTAGGAGAATCTCTTACACTCGGGGAGGATACTGTTTTTTCTTTAGTAGAAGAGGATCAATTAAACGACCATACAGTGGGAATTATAGTGGATCGAGAGGAAATTCTTTTGCCTCTTCACGTTCGAACTCGCCAACCAGGTGACCGAATAAAGGTAAAAGGTTTGAATGGCTCAAAAAAGGTGAAGGATATTTTTATTGATGAGAAAATTCCTCTTAATGAAAGAAAAACATGGCCAATCATCACAGATCATAAGGGAACAGTTCTTTGGATCCCGTTCTTAAGGGTATCCGTGTATGCGAAAAGTCGAGAGGACCAGCTCTGTACATCCAGGGTGTTAACATTGAAAAAAGAATCAGCTTCTAGGGGGCAAGCAAAGATATGAAACAGGATATCGAGAAAGTATTATTTAGTGAAGAAGAAATTCAACTGAAAATTAAGGAATTAGGTGCACAACTAACGGAAGATTATAGCGATCGTTTTCCACTTGCAATCTGTGTACTTAAAGGGGCTATGCCGTTTATGGGCGATTTAATTAAACGGATGGATACATATTTGGAAATGGACTTCATGGATGTTTCTAGCTATGGAGCTTCGACGGTATCTACGGGAGAAGTGAAAATCGT
This region includes:
- a CDS encoding vWA domain-containing protein — its product is MKQGTLKQVLLITDGCSNSGGDPVAMAALAKEQGISVNVIGVMENDVIDEKSMEEIEGIALSGGGVSQIVYAQQLSQTVQMVTRKAMTQTLQGVVNKQLKQILGQSASMEELPPEKRGEVMEVVDELGESVDMEVLILVDTSASMKHKLPTVKEALLDLSLSLNARMGENKFSLFVFPGKKQDVEKLLDWTPKLESLTSVFSKLSSGGITPTGPALQTALSYFKKKRSLRDLLGRDDDEPFFEETI
- a CDS encoding protein kinase domain-containing protein gives rise to the protein MMNHSLKKPFSFPSGTNLQGKWHKQNYTIVKELGYGANGIVYLAQSKSGYVALKMSDNSYSVTSEVNVLKAFSKASGTNLGPTLIDVDDWDIRGKVISFYIMEYVEGPDLLSFVKEKGYSWVPVLMLQLLNNLEQMHQAGWVFGDLKPDNLIITGSPYRIRCIDVGGTTIRGRAIKEFTEFFDRGYWGVGSRKAEPSYDLFAVGMIMINLAYKKRVEKQGGGVKQLQQLVNQKQELIPYKQVIMFALKGQYQTAEKMRTNLLQIMSVDTSPKSINPRKGVPPQKKAHTTRQKRRKQSKVSSRLETLLVVIILSVLYVLYIYGELL
- the tilS gene encoding tRNA lysidine(34) synthetase TilS; this translates as MLKVEQKISKFIQQHTLIEKGDIIVIGVSGGPDSLMLLHYFHSHQVKWGVKVVVVSVDHMLRGDESYEDILFVESFCQQRNIPYLAKRVDVGRALAENKIGLQENARNLRYQAFREAIQKWNATKLALGHHGDDQIETVLMTLTRGSSTQSIGIPIKREFAGVQLIRPLLSSSKKEIEKYCEHYSLQPRLDPSNAKKEYTRNRFRQQILPFIKKENHLAHDHFQRFSQEHAEDDQYMLGLAQKMISDIWDVNEEGISIPIPSFLQMPQPLQRRGIHLILSYLYKQKPSSLSAVHIYGVLSLMNSKHPSGRLQLPSGLLVKRSYETCFFHFDKENEEDPFFHHVLSVGESLTLGEDTVFSLVEEDQLNDHTVGIIVDREEILLPLHVRTRQPGDRIKVKGLNGSKKVKDIFIDEKIPLNERKTWPIITDHKGTVLWIPFLRVSVYAKSREDQLCTSRVLTLKKESASRGQAKI